The Thiorhodovibrio litoralis genome includes a window with the following:
- the cmoB gene encoding tRNA 5-methoxyuridine(34)/uridine 5-oxyacetic acid(34) synthase CmoB: MGNLDLSLFEPFFVHWQQSAAADWVPHLRALTESRLAAPRHGDWPQWMDAISALPDVTAKRVCLDQPCVGAQSERPMREAEQAELRAALMTLHPWRKGPFCLHGITIDAEWRSDWKWARLARALGGVLDGAVVLDIGCGNGYYGYRALGAGARLVLGIDPGLRFIAQFLAVNHFLRSERLAVLPLADDDLQDLGPGVDLLLSMGVLYHRRDPLQHLRILKQLLRPGGRLLLETLVLETSADTVLEPPERYAQMRNVYAIPSVSCLERWLRETGFCHVDLVDITPTDSAEQRRTEWMRFQSLTDFLDPADPKRTIEGHPAPVRAMLLAER; encoded by the coding sequence ATGGGCAACCTGGATCTCAGCCTGTTCGAGCCCTTTTTCGTGCACTGGCAGCAGAGCGCCGCTGCGGATTGGGTGCCGCATCTGCGCGCGCTTACCGAGTCCCGGCTGGCCGCGCCCCGGCACGGTGACTGGCCGCAATGGATGGATGCAATCAGCGCTTTGCCTGATGTCACGGCAAAGAGGGTGTGCCTTGATCAGCCTTGCGTCGGCGCGCAGTCCGAGCGGCCGATGCGTGAAGCCGAGCAGGCTGAGCTGCGCGCCGCGCTGATGACCCTGCACCCGTGGCGCAAGGGACCTTTCTGTTTGCATGGCATCACCATCGACGCCGAATGGCGCTCGGATTGGAAATGGGCGCGTCTGGCGCGTGCGCTTGGTGGTGTTTTGGACGGTGCCGTGGTGCTCGATATCGGCTGCGGCAACGGCTATTACGGCTATCGCGCCCTCGGCGCTGGCGCGCGCCTGGTGCTTGGCATCGACCCCGGGCTGCGCTTCATCGCCCAGTTTCTGGCAGTGAATCACTTCCTTCGCAGCGAGCGTCTCGCGGTGCTGCCCCTGGCCGATGACGACCTGCAGGACTTGGGGCCGGGCGTCGACCTACTGCTGTCGATGGGGGTGCTCTATCACCGCCGCGACCCGCTGCAGCATCTGCGTATTCTGAAACAACTGCTGCGCCCCGGCGGGCGCCTGCTGCTCGAGACCCTGGTACTTGAGACCTCAGCAGACACCGTGTTAGAGCCGCCCGAGCGCTATGCGCAGATGCGCAATGTCTATGCGATTCCGAGCGTTTCTTGCTTGGAAAGGTGGCTGCGTGAGACAGGCTTTTGTCATGTTGACCTGGTTGATATCACACCGACTGACAGTGCGGAGCAACGCCGCACCGAGTGGATGCGCTTTCAATCCCTGACCGATTTCCTCGATCCCGCCGACCCCAAGCGCACTATCGAAGGCCACCCCGCGCCCGTGCGTGCCATGTTGCTTGCGGAGCGCTGA
- a CDS encoding nucleotidyltransferase domain-containing protein, with protein sequence MRLDSNDISQIRHAAEARFGVGSEIWLFGSALDDDARGGDIDLYIEPTAPLPENLLLARQALGRELERGLHRPVDVLVCREPLTAFMRQARAEGQRL encoded by the coding sequence ATGCGACTCGATAGTAACGACATTTCCCAAATCCGCCACGCCGCGGAGGCCCGCTTTGGTGTCGGGAGCGAGATCTGGCTATTCGGCTCCGCCCTTGACGACGACGCCCGCGGTGGCGATATTGACCTCTATATCGAACCGACCGCGCCCCTACCCGAGAATTTGCTGTTAGCCCGTCAGGCTCTAGGTCGCGAGCTTGAGCGCGGTCTGCACCGACCGGTGGATGTGCTGGTTTGCCGAGAGCCGCTGACAGCCTTCATGCGTCAAGCCCGAGCGGAAGGCCAGCGCTTATGA
- the crcB gene encoding fluoride efflux transporter CrcB produces the protein MAAFLQLGAIAAGGALGAVSRFGVSTGVYRLLGRDFPWGTLAVNLGGSLLMGALFVLFIERSAVASEWRSALLIGFLGAFTTFSTFSLETLVLLEQGEMARALLNIGASVLLCLGACWLGMVAARTM, from the coding sequence ATGGCCGCATTCCTGCAGTTAGGTGCCATTGCTGCCGGCGGTGCCTTGGGTGCTGTCTCACGTTTTGGGGTATCGACCGGCGTCTACCGGTTGCTCGGCCGGGATTTTCCCTGGGGAACCCTGGCCGTTAATCTCGGTGGTTCGCTGCTGATGGGCGCGCTGTTCGTGCTCTTTATCGAGCGCAGCGCCGTGGCGAGCGAGTGGCGCTCGGCGTTGCTAATCGGCTTTCTTGGTGCATTCACCACATTCTCAACCTTCTCGCTCGAAACTCTGGTGCTGTTAGAGCAGGGCGAGATGGCGCGCGCGCTGCTTAATATCGGCGCCAGCGTGCTGCTGTGTCTCGGCGCCTGCTGGCTCGGCATGGTCGCGGCACGGACAATGTGA